In the Nocardia asteroides genome, ACCCAGAGCCACACCGTCTGTTTCCGGCGGTGCGGGTCGGCCGCGTACGGGTGCTGCTGCTCATAGGGGTCGTAGCGCTGCGGCTGCGGCAGGCCCGGCTCGTAGTGCACGGCGGTGCCGTGGTCGACCGGGCGCGCCGCGGTCTGCACCCGGGTGTGCTGCGGCTGCTGCCGGGGCGGCGGCGGTGGGGGCGTCTCGGCCACCCGCCTGCTGGAGCTGGTGTGCTCGGCGGATTCCCGCGGGGCCGGCACCCGGTAGGCGGGCAGCGCCAGCGACGCCGCGATCCCGCGCAGCTCGGCGGCCATCTCGGCGGCGTCGGTGAAGCGGTGGCTCGGCTCGCGGGCGGTGGCGCGGGCGACCAGCTCGTCGAACTCGCGGGGGACGCCGTCGATGAAGGCGCTCGGCGGCGGCACGTCGTTCTCGATCCGCTGGTAGGCCACCGAGAGCGAGGTGTCGCCGGTGAACGGCACCCGGCCGGTGAGCAGCTCGAAGATCAGGATGCCGAAGGCGTAGACGTCCGAGCGGGCGTCCGCGGTGCCGCTGGTGACCTGCTCGGGGGAGAGGTAGGCGGCGGTGCCGAGGATGACGCTCGCCGAGGTGGTCGTCGCCGCGGCGACCGCGCGGACCAGGCCGAAGTCGGCGATCTTCACCTCGCCGGCGTCCGAGATGAGCACGTTCTCCGGCTTGATGTCGCGGTGCACCAGCCCGGCCCGGTGCGCAACGCCGACCGCGCCGAGCGCCGGCTCGGCCACCGCGCGCACCGCGTGCGGCGGCATCGGGCCGCGCTCGCGGAGCAGCTCGCGCAGCGTGCCGCCCTCGACCAGCTCCATGATCAGGAACGGGTGCTCACCGTCGACGCCCTGGTCGTACACCGCGACCAGCGAGGGGTGCTTGAGCTTGGCCACCGAGCGCGCCTCGAACTCGAAGCGGGCGAGGAACTGCGGATCGGAGGCGAAGCGCGGATCCATCACCTTGATCGCGACCGGGCGGTCCAGCCGGGTGTCGACGCCGCGGAAGACCGTCGACATCCCGCCCCGGGCGATCGGCGCATCGATGCGATAACGCCCTTCGAGCATCTGGCCGATCACGTGTTCCTCCGGATTCCGAACGTCCACCCCTCGCCATGCCTGGCGACGGGCGATGCGGCCGCCGGTGCGGCCGGTGTCGATGGTATCGGCGCGACCGCGCCGGGTGGATCACGACGTGCGGGAACCGACCGTCTACCGTAGTTGCCCGTGAGTGCCTTTCCCTACAGCACGGATGTCCTCTCGGCCGACGTCGAGCTGTTGAACCTGCCCGATATCGCCGAGCGGCTCGGCGTCCCGGTCACCCGGGTGCACCAGATGCTGCGCGACCACCAGTTGCTCGCGATCCGCCGGGACGGCGTCGTCGGCGTCCCCGCCCGCTTCTTCGACGCCGACGGTGCCGTCGTCAAGATGCTCACCGGCGTGATCACCGTCATGCGGGACAGCAAGTACACCGACGAGGAGATCCTGGAGTGGGTCTTCACCGACGACCCCACGCTGCCCGGGAAGCCGGTCGACGCCCTGCACGGTGATCTGGCGCGCGAGGTCGTCCGCCGGGCCGCCGCGGATCCGTTCTGAGCGGTTAGTTCGCCGGGCCCGGTCGCCGTCCGCTCCGCCTCCTGGATGCTGTCAGCGCTCGGAGTGGAGGTGTTCGGGCCGGGGCGCGAATGCCTATTCCATCAGGTACAGCCGCTCGTTCGGCAGACGGCTGTACAGCGGAGTGCACTCGGTATCCACGCTCACCGCATCCACGTACCGGCGTTCCGCGTGCTCCCGCACGAAGGTCGACGCTGTCGTCAGACAGGCGACGAAGTCCAGCGGTATCCCACCGAGCCGGATGCTCAGATGCACATCCGGCTCATTCGGTCTCGGAGACTCGGCCGCTGTCACCACCGGGCCTGGCCGTCCGCCAGGTCCAGTGCTTCCCCCAGCGTCACCGAGCCAACGGCACGCCCCCGATGCCCGGTTACCGGTCCATCCCAGGTGCGGAGCGCCAGCGCCACTGCTTCCAGCATCTCGACCGACACCGCGCGCCGCTGGTGCTGTGCCCGAGGGAACCGAACACGCTGCGGCAGTTGCTTACTCACCAGTTCCCCCTTGGACTCTTGGTTCGCACTCGACACCAGGGGCGGACACCGATGCCGAGTGCTGAGCAAGACGCTACGAACGCGCCAGGGAACTGATCCACCGACTTGCCCAAACTTGCCTGAATGCCTATCCAGCTGCTGCGTATCGGTCTGATCTGCGTAACACTGGCTGTAGTACTTTGCCAAACACAGCCAAACTTCCGGCGGTAGCGGACGGGCGAGTGCCCGACGCTGTACGCGACGGATCAAGGCACCTACGCGGTGCAGGGTTGGGCGACCGGCCGGGCCGAAACGGTGGAAATCCCGCACCTGCTCGTCGGGTTCGCCGAGCCCGACACGTTCGTGGGGGCCGGGCTCGCCGACACCGGCCGGGGGACCTTCACCCTCGTCGGCCGACCTATCACCGACCCTGGGACGCTGGCGCAGATGAACCTCGCCGACGACGAGTCGGCGATCGAGGTTCCCAAGCAGACGCGGAGGTTCTACGGGCATGCTGCTTCGCCCCAATGACGAGCCGGAGCTCTGGGGTTCGCTGTTCGCCGAGTGCGAGCGGTCGGCATTCCACCTGGAGACTCTGGACGCCTACGCCGTAGCGTCCGAGTCCGAGCCGTTGCGCCGGTTCCTGGACGGCGAACCGGCCGACACGAGCTGGTTCGACCCGTGGCGAGCCGTGCTGGCGGACGCCACCGGCCGGGGTGTGTCCGTGAGCCGGGTTCGGGTGGTCACGCAACCGTTGACCGACTATCACCGCTGGTTGCTGACGCTGACGCCGGAGAACATCACCGCAGGGGAGGACATTCGCTATCTGCCCCGGCATCTCGCGGGGGAGGTGCCGACGGAAGATTTCTGGCTGTTCGACGACTCCCGAGTGGCGTTCCATGCCAGGGATGCCGGGAACCGGGGGCTCGCGATGGTGGTGACCACCGATCCGGGATTGGTCCGGTACTGCGTGCAGACGCGTGATCAGCTGTGGCCGTCGGCGACGCGGTTCGACGAGTACGCGGGGTCGCTCGGGTGACTTCGCCCCGGCAGGCTCGGGAGGCGCTGGGTGGGCGGCTCCGCGAGATGCGGAGGGATGCTGGGCTGACCGGTCGCCGGTTGGCCCAGCTCTCCGGGTGGCACGAATCGAAAGTTTCCAAGATCGAATCAGGCAGCAGACCGCCCAGCGAGGGTGACCTGCGCGCCTACGTCGATCACACCGGCACTCAGGATCAGTTGGCCGATCTGATAGCCACCCTGCGCGGGATCGAAACGGCGTATGTCGAACTTCGGCGGTCGCTCGCTACCGGTACGCGGCGACGCCAGGAGCGGTAGGTGACGCTGGCACGGGACACCCGGCTCCAGCGCATCTACGAACCCCAGATCATTCCGGGGATCTTCCAGACGCCTGAGTATGCCGAGCAGATACTCCGGCGCGCGGTGCGGTTCTACGGGATCCCCGACGACGTCGAAGCCGGGGTATCGAAGCGGATCGAGCGGCAACAGTGGTTGTACCGGGGAGACCGGCGGTTCCACGTCGTGGTGACCGAACAGGCCATCCGCAACCCGGTGGGCGGCTCCGGTGTCCACCGGGGGCAGCTGGATCGGCTGCTGACTGTGTCGGGGCTTCCGCGGGTACTACTGGGTGTCATCCCGGCTGGTCGGCCGATGCCGATGCAATCCACCAACTTCGTCATGTTCGATGCCCGGCTGGTGCTGGTGGAGACACCCGCCGCCGAGCTGTCGGTAACTCGGCCTCGCGAGATCGAGATCTACGCCCGACTCTTCGCCGAGCTGGCCGAGTCGTCGGTGACCGGGGATGCCGCGCGAAGGCTGGTTCGCCAGGTGCTGGACGACTGAAGCGCCGACGTTGTCGCGGAGACCACCGTCGATATCCGGCGAGTGGGCTCCGGACAGCGCGAAGGCCGGGCCTCGTCGTCCGGCGGGGGCCCGGCCTCGATTCCTCGCACCCCGCGATCAGCTGCGCGCGGGAATCACCGTCGGGGTGGTGACGGGGGAGCGGGTGGAGCGCAGGCGGAGCGGGTCGACGGTGCTCAGGGAGAGCGCGGCGACGACGGCGGCGAAGACGGCGAGCGCGACGTGCCAGAAGTTGTAGAGCCCGATCGAGCCGTCCGGTTGGAAGACCAGCATGAGCCAGGTGCAGAGCCCGACCAGCACCTGCAGGGTGCCGAGTGAGAGTGCGAAGCCCGCGGCGAGCGCAAGGGGCCAGGAGTAGTACCAGGGCAGCGCGGCGGGGGAGAGGATGACGATCGCGACGAAGGCGATCATGATCCCGGCGACCGCCTCGCGCTCGCTGTCCTTGAACCGCCACCAGGTCCAGACCAGCACCGCGAGCAGCGCCAGCATGCAGAGCAGCCGGGTGATGTCGAGCACCTGGCCGATCCGCAGCGGGGAGACCCAGGTGAGCGCGTGCGCCATGACGGTCGGCAGCGAGAGCCAGTTGATGATCTTCTTCGACCCGGAGAGCGCGGTGAGCCAGCCGATGCCGACCCCGGCCAGCGCGGAGGCGGCGACGAAGACGACCGCGAAGACGCCCAGCCCGAGCCCGGCGATCTTGGCGAACATGAGCGTGGGGTGCGGCAGCTCGGCGCTCTCCGAGTCGTCGCCCGCTGCTCGCCGCGCGGCTCTGCGCTCCCGCTCGTGGATCATCCAGATCCAGACCAGGAAGGGCAGCGCGACGCCCGCGGTGGCCTTGATGGCGACGCCGATCGCCACCACCACGATCCCGGCGACGTGGTGCCGCTCCAGGACCAGCGCGATGGCGGCGCAGAGCAGCCCGACCATGAGCATCTCGTTGTGCACGCCGCCGATCAGGTGGATCAGCACCAGCGGGTTCAGCACCGCCAGCCAGAGCGCGACGGTCGGCTTGCCGCCGAGGTGCTTGGTCAGGTAGGGCACCGCCCACATCATCAGCGCGAGGCCGGGCAGCATCACCAGCCGAAGCGCGATGGTCCCCGCCACCACGTTCTCCCCGGTCAGCATGGTGATCGCGCGGCCGAGCAGCAGGAAGATCGGGCCGTACGGGGCGGTGGTCGTGGTCCAGACCGGGCTCACGTTGTCCAGCAGCACGCCGGGGTTGGCGACCGGGCCGACCTGATACGGGTCGAAGCCGTCGCGCAGCAGCGCGCCCTGCGCCAGGTACGAGTAGGCGTCCCGGCTGAACATCGGCACCGCGAAGAGCAGCGGGAAGATCCAGATCCCGACGATCGCGCGCAGCTCGTTCAGCGTCACCGTGGAGCGGGCGCCGCCGGTGCCGAGCGTGGCCCGGCCCAGCCGCACCCAGGCGGTGATCATGAGCAGCACGCCGATCCAGATCAGGATGGTCGACAGCGCGTAGCCGTGGCCGAAGCGCAGCCAGGAGAGGTGCGCGGCCTCCAGCAGCGGATCCCGCTTGCGCACGCTCCCGGCGCCGAACCCGCCGAAGGTGATCAGGACCGCGCCTGCCAGCCCGAGCAGCGCGGCGTGCCCCTCGGGGCTGCGCAGGAAGTCGGCGGCCACCCGCACCCGCCCGCGCTGCTGCGCGGCGCCTGCGGCGGTGGTCACGGTGGAAAGCGTTTCGGTCATCGGTCTCGGGACGTGTCGGGGAAAGCCATCCGGAGCGGATCCCCCCGTCGTGGTCGGCGGTCGCAACCGCGGAGCGAATAGGTCTGCGCCGGCTTCACCGGTGGGCCGGCCGGTACGGCTGCCCAGTCTACGAGCCGTCCGGAGAACACTAACCCGCCGGTGCGCGGTGATCGAGCCGGGCGGGCGCCGCCGCCCCGGTGATCCGTTGCGCCGCGAGCTTTCCGGAGAGCAACGCGGTCGGCACCCCGACGCCGGGGGTGGTGCCGCAGCCCGCCAGCACGACGTTGTCGTACCGGCGCGGCAGGTTCCGCGGGCGGAACGGACCGGTCTGCCGGAAGAGGTGCGCCGCGGAGAACGGGCTCCCGGCCAGCATGCCGCGGGCCAGCCAGGTCGCCGGGGTGTCGAGGTGGTCGACGGCGAAGTGGCCGGAGATGCCGGTGTAGCCGCGGCTCTCCAGCAGCGCGAGCAGCTCGCGCAGGTACGCCGGGCCGAGCCGGTCCCAATCCAGCGGGGCCGCGGTGAGATTCGGGCACGGGGCGAGCAGCGAGAAGGGCTCGGCGGGGCCGTCCGGGCGCTGGATCAGCAGCGCCGGGTCGGTGAGCGCGGGGCGGGTGAGCAGCAGCGAGGGGTCGCTCATCAGCCTGCCCCGGCCGCGGCCCGCGGTGATCTCGGCGAAGGTGCGCTCCCAGGCGGCGCCGAAGTCGATGGTGTGGTGCGCCTGGATCGGCCAGCGGGCGGCGACCGCGGCGGGCACGGTGCCGTGCGCGACCACCGCCGAGGGCGAGGCGCGCAGCCCCGGCCTGCGGCGCAGCCCGAAGCGGCCGAGCTCGCCGAGGTCGGCGGTGAGCACGACGGCGTCGCACTCGACCGCGCTGCCGTCGGCCAGCCGGACCTCGGTGGCGCGGCGTCCGCGGTACGTGACGCCCGCCGCCTCGGCGCCGAGCCGGAGGGTGCCGCCCGCCGCGGTGAAGGCACCCGCCATCGAGGCGGCGATGGCGCGCATGCCGCCCTCGGGGTAGAAGACGCCGAGCGAGGTGTCCATGTGCGGGATGGCGCCGTAGACGGCCAGCGCCTGCGCGGGCGCGGTGCCCGCGTACAGCGCCTGGAAGGTGAAGACCCGGGCGATCCGCGGGTCGCGGACGAAACCGGCCACCGCCGGGCCGAGCCTGCCGAAGCCGCCGAGCCGGAGCAGCCGCAGCAGCGCGGCGCGCTTGGCCGGGTAGCGGACCATGTCCAGCGCGGAGTCGAAGTTGGTGTCCATGAACTCGCCGTACTCGGCCCGGTAGATCCGGGCCAGCCAGGAGCGCAGGGCGCGGTAGCCGCGCGCCGCCTCCGGCCCGGCGAAGCGGTCGACCTCGGCGGCCATGGCCTCGGGGTCGGCGAAGACGCGCAGGTCGGCGCCGTCGGCGAAGCGGGCGTGGTAGCTGGGGGTGAGCGGGCGCAGCCGGAGCGGGGGGTCGGTGTGCTCCGGGGTGGCGCCGACGGCGGCGAGCGCCTCGGTGACCAGCTCGGGGAGGGTGAGCACGGTGGCGCCCGAGTCGATCTCGTAGTCCGGGCCGCGGTAGCGCCCGACCCGGCCGCCGGGGTGGTCGGCGCGCTCCAGCACGGTGACCCGGTGTCCGGCGCCGGTCAGGTACAGCGCGGCGGCGAGGCCGGCCAGGCCCGCGCCGACCACGGCCAC is a window encoding:
- a CDS encoding DUF5753 domain-containing protein yields the protein MTLARDTRLQRIYEPQIIPGIFQTPEYAEQILRRAVRFYGIPDDVEAGVSKRIERQQWLYRGDRRFHVVVTEQAIRNPVGGSGVHRGQLDRLLTVSGLPRVLLGVIPAGRPMPMQSTNFVMFDARLVLVETPAAELSVTRPREIEIYARLFAELAESSVTGDAARRLVRQVLDD
- the pknB gene encoding Stk1 family PASTA domain-containing Ser/Thr kinase; translation: MLEGRYRIDAPIARGGMSTVFRGVDTRLDRPVAIKVMDPRFASDPQFLARFEFEARSVAKLKHPSLVAVYDQGVDGEHPFLIMELVEGGTLRELLRERGPMPPHAVRAVAEPALGAVGVAHRAGLVHRDIKPENVLISDAGEVKIADFGLVRAVAAATTTSASVILGTAAYLSPEQVTSGTADARSDVYAFGILIFELLTGRVPFTGDTSLSVAYQRIENDVPPPSAFIDGVPREFDELVARATAREPSHRFTDAAEMAAELRGIAASLALPAYRVPAPRESAEHTSSSRRVAETPPPPPPRQQPQHTRVQTAARPVDHGTAVHYEPGLPQPQRYDPYEQQHPYAADPHRRKQTVWLWVALVAVLTLVVGVGGWWFGAGRYEAVPAIAGMPTERAVAALTEAGFETEIRQKASDTVPVGGVVGSDPSAGSKVTKGSTIGVLVSSGRPRVPEASAGADIAAVNRAIRDAGLTPVDAGETGSSAPKGTLARVEPAPGTVLPTGGQVKVFKSRGSTPVKVPDVSGRSTEEAASILQAAGLEISETREQYDRGTEGGKAIGTDPQPGTQLQSGDTVVLLVSNAVRIPLVVGQSVGNARAELQQLGLQVQVRQLTPSDGSVVIGQTPGVGANVEAGSTIALTALP
- a CDS encoding DUF6879 family protein, encoding MLLRPNDEPELWGSLFAECERSAFHLETLDAYAVASESEPLRRFLDGEPADTSWFDPWRAVLADATGRGVSVSRVRVVTQPLTDYHRWLLTLTPENITAGEDIRYLPRHLAGEVPTEDFWLFDDSRVAFHARDAGNRGLAMVVTTDPGLVRYCVQTRDQLWPSATRFDEYAGSLG
- a CDS encoding alpha-(1->6)-mannopyranosyltransferase A, translating into MTETLSTVTTAAGAAQQRGRVRVAADFLRSPEGHAALLGLAGAVLITFGGFGAGSVRKRDPLLEAAHLSWLRFGHGYALSTILIWIGVLLMITAWVRLGRATLGTGGARSTVTLNELRAIVGIWIFPLLFAVPMFSRDAYSYLAQGALLRDGFDPYQVGPVANPGVLLDNVSPVWTTTTAPYGPIFLLLGRAITMLTGENVVAGTIALRLVMLPGLALMMWAVPYLTKHLGGKPTVALWLAVLNPLVLIHLIGGVHNEMLMVGLLCAAIALVLERHHVAGIVVVAIGVAIKATAGVALPFLVWIWMIHERERRAARRAAGDDSESAELPHPTLMFAKIAGLGLGVFAVVFVAASALAGVGIGWLTALSGSKKIINWLSLPTVMAHALTWVSPLRIGQVLDITRLLCMLALLAVLVWTWWRFKDSEREAVAGIMIAFVAIVILSPAALPWYYSWPLALAAGFALSLGTLQVLVGLCTWLMLVFQPDGSIGLYNFWHVALAVFAAVVAALSLSTVDPLRLRSTRSPVTTPTVIPARS
- a CDS encoding helix-turn-helix domain-containing protein — its product is MTSPRQAREALGGRLREMRRDAGLTGRRLAQLSGWHESKVSKIESGSRPPSEGDLRAYVDHTGTQDQLADLIATLRGIETAYVELRRSLATGTRRRQER
- a CDS encoding Rv2175c family DNA-binding protein; its protein translation is MSAFPYSTDVLSADVELLNLPDIAERLGVPVTRVHQMLRDHQLLAIRRDGVVGVPARFFDADGAVVKMLTGVITVMRDSKYTDEEILEWVFTDDPTLPGKPVDALHGDLAREVVRRAAADPF
- the crtI gene encoding phytoene desaturase family protein; translated protein: MSRGPAPATVPGHPERVAVVGAGLAGLAAALYLTGAGHRVTVLERADHPGGRVGRYRGPDYEIDSGATVLTLPELVTEALAAVGATPEHTDPPLRLRPLTPSYHARFADGADLRVFADPEAMAAEVDRFAGPEAARGYRALRSWLARIYRAEYGEFMDTNFDSALDMVRYPAKRAALLRLLRLGGFGRLGPAVAGFVRDPRIARVFTFQALYAGTAPAQALAVYGAIPHMDTSLGVFYPEGGMRAIAASMAGAFTAAGGTLRLGAEAAGVTYRGRRATEVRLADGSAVECDAVVLTADLGELGRFGLRRRPGLRASPSAVVAHGTVPAAVAARWPIQAHHTIDFGAAWERTFAEITAGRGRGRLMSDPSLLLTRPALTDPALLIQRPDGPAEPFSLLAPCPNLTAAPLDWDRLGPAYLRELLALLESRGYTGISGHFAVDHLDTPATWLARGMLAGSPFSAAHLFRQTGPFRPRNLPRRYDNVVLAGCGTTPGVGVPTALLSGKLAAQRITGAAAPARLDHRAPAG